In Helianthus annuus cultivar XRQ/B chromosome 3, HanXRQr2.0-SUNRISE, whole genome shotgun sequence, a single window of DNA contains:
- the LOC110894483 gene encoding uncharacterized protein LOC110894483 isoform X2 has protein sequence MKALVTTSSGTADAVRCSEEVKSDKKGKGVVMSSTFGCAIDIDSDDDSCYGKDYINLSSDESESEDDYAVLQSRFDNIDLPTGVEAAIPHFVDSIKMKNKIKVNGSKTSAGSGLRVQRSAMKVHAEPANGLKISVGSGLLVQRGARKVHAEPANVLRKYRNFKKFDIVEDYSDHHYSGLTKNVSSILSGALPPKLQDPGNPIISIQVGEFKMSRALLDFGACVNILPGSLYDQYEFGPLQASKSTVTLADLTRRPLRGMVTDVIVKVEDFYYPVDFLVLDYVSLDRTKQPTVILGRPFLATSNAQINCKSGTVNMTFGNRWLRLNVFSGLTNPLVNDECYMADRKDYINLSFDESESEDDYAVLQSRFDNIDLPTGVEAAIPHFADSIKMKNKIKVNGSKTSAGSGLRVQRSAMKVHAEPANGLKVSAGSGLRVQSGARKVHAEPANVLRKYRNFKKFDIIEYYSDHHYSGLTKNVSSIPSGALPRKLQDPGNPIISIQVGEFKMIRALLDFGAGMSIIPGSLYDQYEFGPLQASKSTVELADLTCKSPRGIVTDVIVKVEDFYYPVDFLVLDYVSLDRTKHQSTVILGRPFLATSNAQINCKSGTVNMTFGNRRLRLNVFSGLTNPLVNDVCYMADSVDECIPLSDTGVDEENTMGECFMFDRLQTETNRSIDEEEKKLEVMAVREGRSLWTHQVGSLPDKIDTKLKPSLVEPLTVELKVLPKYLKYACVGEGNTLPVIISSK, from the exons ATG AAAGCTTTGGTAACGACATCTTCAGGAACCGCTGACGCGGTTCGGTGTTCAGAAGAGGTCAAGTCAGATAAGAAGGGAAAG GGCGTTGTTATGTCATCAACATTTGGTTGTGCAATAGATATAGATTCAGATGATGATTCCTGTTACGGAAAAGACTATATAAATTTATCTTCCGACGAGTCTGAATCCGAGGATGACTATGCAGTTTTGCAATCTCGTTTTGATAACATAGATCTTCCCACTGGAGTAGAAGCTGCCATTCCACATTTTGTTGATTCTATCAAGATGAAAAACAAAATTAAGGTCAATGGTTCAAAAACATCAGCAGGTTCAGGTCTGCGGGTACAAAGGAGTGCAATGAAGGTTCATGCCGAGCCTGCTAATGGTTTAAAAATATCGGTAGGTTCGGGTCTACTGGTACAAAGGGGCGCAAGGAAGGTTCATGCCGAGCCTGCTAACGTACTTAGGAAGTATCGAAACTTCAAAAAGTTTGATATTGTTGAGGATTATTCGGATCATCACTATTCAGGATTGACTAaaaatgtgagttcgattctttcgggtgcccTTCCACCAAAGCTACAAGATCCGGGGAATCCCATTATTTCAATACAAGTGGGTGAATTCAAAATGAGCCGGGCACTTCTAGATTTTGGTGCTTGCGTGAATATCTTAccgggtagtttgtatgaccaatacgaaTTCGGTCCACTTCAAGCGTCAAAATCCACCGTGACGTTGGCCGACTTGACACGCAGACCACTCCGTGGGATGGTCACCGATGTAATTgtcaaggtcgaggacttttattatccggtggactttctcgTACTTGATTATGTCTCTCTAGATCGAACCAAGCAACCAACGGTTATCCTTGGtcgaccatttttggcaacatcAAATGCCCAAATCAATTGCAAATCGGGCACGGTCAACATGACTTTCGGTAACCGTTGGTTGCGGTTAAACGTGTTTTCAGGATTGACGAATCCTTTAGTCAACGATGAATGCTACATGGCGGACAGAAAAGATTATATAAATTTATCTTTCGACGAGTCTGAATCCGAGGATGACTATGCAGTTTTGCAATCTCGTTTTGATAACATAGATCTTCCTACTGGAGTAGAAGCTGCCATTCCACATTTTGCTGATTCTATCAAGATGAAAAACAAAATTAAGGTCAACGGTTCAAAAACATCAGCAGGTTCAGGTTTGCGGGTACAAAGGAGTGCAATGAAGGTTCATGCCGAGCCTGCTAATGGTTTAAAAGTATCGGCAGGTTCAGGTCTACGGGTACAAAGTGGTGCAAGGAAGGTTCATGCCGAGCCTGCTAACGTACTTAGGAAGTATCGAAACTTCAAAAAGTTTGATATTATTGAGTATTATTCGGATCATCACTATTCAGGATTGACTAAAAATGTGAGTTCGATTccttcgggtgcacttccacgaAAGCTACAAGATCCGGGGAATCCCATTATTTCAATACAAGTGGGTGAATTCAAAATGATCCGGGCACTTCTAGATTTTGGTGCTGGCATGAGTATCATAccgggtagtttgtatgaccaatacgaaTTCGGTCCACTTCAAGCGTCAAAATCCACCGTGGAGTTGGCCGACTTGACATGCAAATCACCTcgtgggatagtcacggatgtaatTGTCAAGGTTGAGGATTTTTATTATCCAGTGGACTTTCTCGTACTTGATTATGTCTCTCTAGACCGAACCAAGCACCAATCAACGGTTATCCTTGGtcgaccatttttggcaacatcAAATGCCCAAATCAATTGCAAATCTGGCACGGTCAACATGACTTTTGGTAATCGTCGGTTGCGGTTAAACGTGTTTTCGGGATTGACGAATCCTCTAGTCAACGATGTATGCTACATGGCGGACAGTGTTgacgagtgtatacctctatCAGACACGGGTGTTGATGAGGAAAACACAATGGGGGAATGTTTTATGTTCGACAGGTTGCAAACGGAGACAAATCGAAGCATAGATGAGGAGGAAAAGAAGTTGGAGGTTATGGCAGTAAGGGAAGGAAGGTCCCTGTGGACTCACCAAGTGGGGAGTCTACCAGACAAAATAGACACAAAATTAAAGCCTTCCTTGGTAGAGCCTCTAACGGTGGAGTTGAAGGTGTTACCCAAGTATCTCAAGTATGCTTGTGTGGGTGAAGGCAATACGCTCCCGGTCATTATTTCATCAAAATAG
- the LOC118490501 gene encoding glutathione S-transferase T3-like gives MMMKKSSPNRHLKSSSAKKNKGKGKAVETVAETLPKGGSRAKPRPWTKIEEEALVMAFVKSSTCPIIGNNQTGSSFWKATTERFNGIMEQGPMRDLDFVSGKWRKMSKAINTFSGYYNQIYTKPPSGSNDEDILNLALAKWDSKNSTSFPHLRAWNILKKENK, from the exons atgatgatgaagaagtcgtCCCCGAATCGCCACCTCAAGAGCTCAAGCGCAAAAAAAAACAAGGGGAAGGGGAAGGCGGTTGAAACCGTAGCCGAAACCTTGCCCAAAGGCGGTTCGAGAGCAAAGCCAAGACCTTGGACAAAAATAGAGGAGGAAGCGCTAGTAATGGCGTTTGTTAAGTCCTCAACTTGCCCGATTATCG gGAACAACCAAACGGGTAGTAGTTTTTGGAAGGCGACAACGGAAAGATTTAACGGGATTATGGAGCAAGGCCCGATGCGTGATCTCGATTTCGTCTCGGGCAAGTGGCGTAAAATGAGCAAGGCCATCAATACCTTTAGCGGGTATTATAACCAAATTTACACTAAGCCTCCTAGTGGGAGTAACGACGAGGACATTCTTAACCTTGCTTTGGCTAAGTGGGACTCTAAAAATTCAACGTCTTTCCCACACCTCCGAGCATGGAACATTTTAAAGAAAGAAAATAAATAG
- the LOC110894483 gene encoding uncharacterized protein LOC110894483 isoform X3 has translation MSSTFGCAIDIDSDDDSCYGKDYINLSSDESESEDDYAVLQSRFDNIDLPTGVEAAIPHFVDSIKMKNKIKVNGSKTSAGSGLRVQRSAMKVHAEPANGLKISVGSGLLVQRGARKVHAEPANVLRKYRNFKKFDIVEDYSDHHYSGLTKNVSSILSGALPPKLQDPGNPIISIQVGEFKMSRALLDFGACVNILPGSLYDQYEFGPLQASKSTVTLADLTRRPLRGMVTDVIVKVEDFYYPVDFLVLDYVSLDRTKQPTVILGRPFLATSNAQINCKSGTVNMTFGNRWLRLNVFSGLTNPLVNDECYMADRKDYINLSFDESESEDDYAVLQSRFDNIDLPTGVEAAIPHFADSIKMKNKIKVNGSKTSAGSGLRVQRSAMKVHAEPANGLKVSAGSGLRVQSGARKVHAEPANVLRKYRNFKKFDIIEYYSDHHYSGLTKNVSSIPSGALPRKLQDPGNPIISIQVGEFKMIRALLDFGAGMSIIPGSLYDQYEFGPLQASKSTVELADLTCKSPRGIVTDVIVKVEDFYYPVDFLVLDYVSLDRTKHQSTVILGRPFLATSNAQINCKSGTVNMTFGNRRLRLNVFSGLTNPLVNDVCYMADSVDECIPLSDTGVDEENTMGECFMFDRLQTETNRSIDEEEKKLEVMAVREGRSLWTHQVGSLPDKIDTKLKPSLVEPLTVELKVLPKYLKYACVGEGNTLPVIISSK, from the coding sequence ATGTCATCAACATTTGGTTGTGCAATAGATATAGATTCAGATGATGATTCCTGTTACGGAAAAGACTATATAAATTTATCTTCCGACGAGTCTGAATCCGAGGATGACTATGCAGTTTTGCAATCTCGTTTTGATAACATAGATCTTCCCACTGGAGTAGAAGCTGCCATTCCACATTTTGTTGATTCTATCAAGATGAAAAACAAAATTAAGGTCAATGGTTCAAAAACATCAGCAGGTTCAGGTCTGCGGGTACAAAGGAGTGCAATGAAGGTTCATGCCGAGCCTGCTAATGGTTTAAAAATATCGGTAGGTTCGGGTCTACTGGTACAAAGGGGCGCAAGGAAGGTTCATGCCGAGCCTGCTAACGTACTTAGGAAGTATCGAAACTTCAAAAAGTTTGATATTGTTGAGGATTATTCGGATCATCACTATTCAGGATTGACTAaaaatgtgagttcgattctttcgggtgcccTTCCACCAAAGCTACAAGATCCGGGGAATCCCATTATTTCAATACAAGTGGGTGAATTCAAAATGAGCCGGGCACTTCTAGATTTTGGTGCTTGCGTGAATATCTTAccgggtagtttgtatgaccaatacgaaTTCGGTCCACTTCAAGCGTCAAAATCCACCGTGACGTTGGCCGACTTGACACGCAGACCACTCCGTGGGATGGTCACCGATGTAATTgtcaaggtcgaggacttttattatccggtggactttctcgTACTTGATTATGTCTCTCTAGATCGAACCAAGCAACCAACGGTTATCCTTGGtcgaccatttttggcaacatcAAATGCCCAAATCAATTGCAAATCGGGCACGGTCAACATGACTTTCGGTAACCGTTGGTTGCGGTTAAACGTGTTTTCAGGATTGACGAATCCTTTAGTCAACGATGAATGCTACATGGCGGACAGAAAAGATTATATAAATTTATCTTTCGACGAGTCTGAATCCGAGGATGACTATGCAGTTTTGCAATCTCGTTTTGATAACATAGATCTTCCTACTGGAGTAGAAGCTGCCATTCCACATTTTGCTGATTCTATCAAGATGAAAAACAAAATTAAGGTCAACGGTTCAAAAACATCAGCAGGTTCAGGTTTGCGGGTACAAAGGAGTGCAATGAAGGTTCATGCCGAGCCTGCTAATGGTTTAAAAGTATCGGCAGGTTCAGGTCTACGGGTACAAAGTGGTGCAAGGAAGGTTCATGCCGAGCCTGCTAACGTACTTAGGAAGTATCGAAACTTCAAAAAGTTTGATATTATTGAGTATTATTCGGATCATCACTATTCAGGATTGACTAAAAATGTGAGTTCGATTccttcgggtgcacttccacgaAAGCTACAAGATCCGGGGAATCCCATTATTTCAATACAAGTGGGTGAATTCAAAATGATCCGGGCACTTCTAGATTTTGGTGCTGGCATGAGTATCATAccgggtagtttgtatgaccaatacgaaTTCGGTCCACTTCAAGCGTCAAAATCCACCGTGGAGTTGGCCGACTTGACATGCAAATCACCTcgtgggatagtcacggatgtaatTGTCAAGGTTGAGGATTTTTATTATCCAGTGGACTTTCTCGTACTTGATTATGTCTCTCTAGACCGAACCAAGCACCAATCAACGGTTATCCTTGGtcgaccatttttggcaacatcAAATGCCCAAATCAATTGCAAATCTGGCACGGTCAACATGACTTTTGGTAATCGTCGGTTGCGGTTAAACGTGTTTTCGGGATTGACGAATCCTCTAGTCAACGATGTATGCTACATGGCGGACAGTGTTgacgagtgtatacctctatCAGACACGGGTGTTGATGAGGAAAACACAATGGGGGAATGTTTTATGTTCGACAGGTTGCAAACGGAGACAAATCGAAGCATAGATGAGGAGGAAAAGAAGTTGGAGGTTATGGCAGTAAGGGAAGGAAGGTCCCTGTGGACTCACCAAGTGGGGAGTCTACCAGACAAAATAGACACAAAATTAAAGCCTTCCTTGGTAGAGCCTCTAACGGTGGAGTTGAAGGTGTTACCCAAGTATCTCAAGTATGCTTGTGTGGGTGAAGGCAATACGCTCCCGGTCATTATTTCATCAAAATAG
- the LOC110894481 gene encoding cytochrome c oxidase copper chaperone 2, with the protein MSGLQTQDFPSALRLTKAQKDQGSTESETKPKKKICCACPDTKKLRDECIVEHGESACEKWIEAHRLCLRAEGFNV; encoded by the coding sequence ATGAGTGGGTTACAAACACAGGATTTCCCTTCTGCTTTAAGATTAACTAAAGCACAAAAAGACCAAGGATCAACCGAGTCTGAAACAAAACCAAAGAAGAAGATATGCTGTGCCTGCCCTGACACTAAGAAGCTGAGGGATGAATGCATTGTAGAGCATGGTGAATCCGCTTGCGAAAAGTGGATTGAAGCCCATCGATTATGTCTTCGCGCTGAGGGTTTCAATGTTTGA
- the LOC110894483 gene encoding uncharacterized protein LOC110894483 isoform X1, with translation MALVPTTETDGAVFTEVDMDSSDSSSTVRATVVQKALVTTSSGTADAVRCSEEVKSDKKGKGVVMSSTFGCAIDIDSDDDSCYGKDYINLSSDESESEDDYAVLQSRFDNIDLPTGVEAAIPHFVDSIKMKNKIKVNGSKTSAGSGLRVQRSAMKVHAEPANGLKISVGSGLLVQRGARKVHAEPANVLRKYRNFKKFDIVEDYSDHHYSGLTKNVSSILSGALPPKLQDPGNPIISIQVGEFKMSRALLDFGACVNILPGSLYDQYEFGPLQASKSTVTLADLTRRPLRGMVTDVIVKVEDFYYPVDFLVLDYVSLDRTKQPTVILGRPFLATSNAQINCKSGTVNMTFGNRWLRLNVFSGLTNPLVNDECYMADRKDYINLSFDESESEDDYAVLQSRFDNIDLPTGVEAAIPHFADSIKMKNKIKVNGSKTSAGSGLRVQRSAMKVHAEPANGLKVSAGSGLRVQSGARKVHAEPANVLRKYRNFKKFDIIEYYSDHHYSGLTKNVSSIPSGALPRKLQDPGNPIISIQVGEFKMIRALLDFGAGMSIIPGSLYDQYEFGPLQASKSTVELADLTCKSPRGIVTDVIVKVEDFYYPVDFLVLDYVSLDRTKHQSTVILGRPFLATSNAQINCKSGTVNMTFGNRRLRLNVFSGLTNPLVNDVCYMADSVDECIPLSDTGVDEENTMGECFMFDRLQTETNRSIDEEEKKLEVMAVREGRSLWTHQVGSLPDKIDTKLKPSLVEPLTVELKVLPKYLKYACVGEGNTLPVIISSK, from the exons ATGGCCTTAGTTCCAACCACCGAAACCGACGGTGCTGTGTTCACCGAAGTCGACATGGATTCCTCTGATTCTAGCTCAACGGTTCGAGCCACTGTTGTCCAG AAAGCTTTGGTAACGACATCTTCAGGAACCGCTGACGCGGTTCGGTGTTCAGAAGAGGTCAAGTCAGATAAGAAGGGAAAG GGCGTTGTTATGTCATCAACATTTGGTTGTGCAATAGATATAGATTCAGATGATGATTCCTGTTACGGAAAAGACTATATAAATTTATCTTCCGACGAGTCTGAATCCGAGGATGACTATGCAGTTTTGCAATCTCGTTTTGATAACATAGATCTTCCCACTGGAGTAGAAGCTGCCATTCCACATTTTGTTGATTCTATCAAGATGAAAAACAAAATTAAGGTCAATGGTTCAAAAACATCAGCAGGTTCAGGTCTGCGGGTACAAAGGAGTGCAATGAAGGTTCATGCCGAGCCTGCTAATGGTTTAAAAATATCGGTAGGTTCGGGTCTACTGGTACAAAGGGGCGCAAGGAAGGTTCATGCCGAGCCTGCTAACGTACTTAGGAAGTATCGAAACTTCAAAAAGTTTGATATTGTTGAGGATTATTCGGATCATCACTATTCAGGATTGACTAaaaatgtgagttcgattctttcgggtgcccTTCCACCAAAGCTACAAGATCCGGGGAATCCCATTATTTCAATACAAGTGGGTGAATTCAAAATGAGCCGGGCACTTCTAGATTTTGGTGCTTGCGTGAATATCTTAccgggtagtttgtatgaccaatacgaaTTCGGTCCACTTCAAGCGTCAAAATCCACCGTGACGTTGGCCGACTTGACACGCAGACCACTCCGTGGGATGGTCACCGATGTAATTgtcaaggtcgaggacttttattatccggtggactttctcgTACTTGATTATGTCTCTCTAGATCGAACCAAGCAACCAACGGTTATCCTTGGtcgaccatttttggcaacatcAAATGCCCAAATCAATTGCAAATCGGGCACGGTCAACATGACTTTCGGTAACCGTTGGTTGCGGTTAAACGTGTTTTCAGGATTGACGAATCCTTTAGTCAACGATGAATGCTACATGGCGGACAGAAAAGATTATATAAATTTATCTTTCGACGAGTCTGAATCCGAGGATGACTATGCAGTTTTGCAATCTCGTTTTGATAACATAGATCTTCCTACTGGAGTAGAAGCTGCCATTCCACATTTTGCTGATTCTATCAAGATGAAAAACAAAATTAAGGTCAACGGTTCAAAAACATCAGCAGGTTCAGGTTTGCGGGTACAAAGGAGTGCAATGAAGGTTCATGCCGAGCCTGCTAATGGTTTAAAAGTATCGGCAGGTTCAGGTCTACGGGTACAAAGTGGTGCAAGGAAGGTTCATGCCGAGCCTGCTAACGTACTTAGGAAGTATCGAAACTTCAAAAAGTTTGATATTATTGAGTATTATTCGGATCATCACTATTCAGGATTGACTAAAAATGTGAGTTCGATTccttcgggtgcacttccacgaAAGCTACAAGATCCGGGGAATCCCATTATTTCAATACAAGTGGGTGAATTCAAAATGATCCGGGCACTTCTAGATTTTGGTGCTGGCATGAGTATCATAccgggtagtttgtatgaccaatacgaaTTCGGTCCACTTCAAGCGTCAAAATCCACCGTGGAGTTGGCCGACTTGACATGCAAATCACCTcgtgggatagtcacggatgtaatTGTCAAGGTTGAGGATTTTTATTATCCAGTGGACTTTCTCGTACTTGATTATGTCTCTCTAGACCGAACCAAGCACCAATCAACGGTTATCCTTGGtcgaccatttttggcaacatcAAATGCCCAAATCAATTGCAAATCTGGCACGGTCAACATGACTTTTGGTAATCGTCGGTTGCGGTTAAACGTGTTTTCGGGATTGACGAATCCTCTAGTCAACGATGTATGCTACATGGCGGACAGTGTTgacgagtgtatacctctatCAGACACGGGTGTTGATGAGGAAAACACAATGGGGGAATGTTTTATGTTCGACAGGTTGCAAACGGAGACAAATCGAAGCATAGATGAGGAGGAAAAGAAGTTGGAGGTTATGGCAGTAAGGGAAGGAAGGTCCCTGTGGACTCACCAAGTGGGGAGTCTACCAGACAAAATAGACACAAAATTAAAGCCTTCCTTGGTAGAGCCTCTAACGGTGGAGTTGAAGGTGTTACCCAAGTATCTCAAGTATGCTTGTGTGGGTGAAGGCAATACGCTCCCGGTCATTATTTCATCAAAATAG